The genomic window CGAACTGCGCCTGCAGGCGTTCGTACAGCCAGTCGGGCAGGTCGCAGCGCACCGCCGCCGGCCACTCCTCGCCCTTCGCCGCCTTCGCTGCCGCCAGCCAGGCGGTTTCGGCCTCGCGCGTCACCGGCGCCAGTTCGCGCAGGTTCCAGCCGCGCAGGCAGAACAGCGCGGCGAGCAACAGCCGGCGCGGGCTGGCGTCGCCGTCGCAGCGCGCCGACAGGCTGCGCAGCCGGCGCAGCACGGCGAAGCAGGTTTCGGCGACGAAGCCGCGGTCGGCGTGGCCGAGCTGCCGGTGCTCGCGGAAATAGTGCGAGAGCACGGCGTCGGCCGGGTACTCGAAACGCAGCAGCGCGGCGAGCGCGGCCTCGGCGTGGGCGAAGAGGGCGGGGGTGAATTTCATACGTTCAGCCTTGTTCACGGGGCGGCGGCCGGCGGCGGGTCGAGGCGGATGTCCTCGGCCAGCTGCTCGAAGCTTTCGCCCTTCTTGTCGATGTGCCGGATTTTAACCGGCAGCAGGTAATTGTCGGGCGCCAGCCAGACTTCGGTGGTGGTTTCGCCGCTGGCGCGGAAATGCAGCGTCCACATCGGCTGCCGCGGCGTCTCCACCCATTCCTTGCCGAGCAGCTCGAGGCGGTAGGTGCCGAGCTTGCGGCCGGTGGCAATGGCCAGGTCGCCGGTGCGCGCCAGCCAGCCGAGCTGGTAGTTGAACGACAGCAGGTCCTGGGCGCCGGCCGGCAGCGGCGCCGTTGCGCCTTTGCCGAAGCGGACGAGGCCGGCCTCGCGGTCGAAATCGACCTGTTCGACGCGCTCGCGTTCGCGGTCGAGGCGGCGCGACACATAGCGCTCCGGCTGCAGGCCGCCGGCGACCAGCGCCCCGCTGCTTTCGGTCTCGACGCGGACGGCGCGCAGCCAGGCGGCGACGCCGGTGGTTTCCATCACCGATTCGATGCGGTAGCGGCCGTCGGCCATCTGCCAGCGATGCCGGGCGCTGCCGATCAACGTCGGCGGGTCGCCGCGATGGACGACATAGCGGATCTCGCCGCTCGCCGGCAGCTGCGGCGACGTCGCCGCCGGCTCGACCGCGGCCGGCGGCTCGGCGGCCGACGGCATCGCTTCGGACGACGGCGGTGCGGCCGCGGCCGCGCCGGCGTCGGCGACGGCATCGACTCCGGCCGCAGCCTCGGTTGCCGCAACCTCGGTTGCCGCAACCTCGGTCGCCGCGACCGCGGGCGGCGCCGACGGCGGCCGCACCGGGCGCCGTGCCGGCTTCGCCGCCCTGGCGGCGGGCGCGGGTGGGACCGCGACCGGGGCGACACGCGGCTGCAGCACGATTTCGGCCTGCAGCGGCGCCGGTTCCGGCGACGGCGTCGGCGCCGGTTCGACGTCGGGTAGCAACAGCGCCGCCGCGTGCAGCCCGAGCGAGGCCAGCAGCGCGGCGGCGAGGGCGAAGGGCATGACCTAGGGCGAGATCAGCGCTGCCGGCTGCGGTCGCTCGGCAGCAAGCCGCACGCGCCCGCCGTCGAGGCTGAGCCGCCCCTCGGCGAACCAGCGCACGGCCAGCGGATAGACGAGGTGCTCCTGCTGCAGCACGCGCGCGGCCAATGTCGCCTCGTCGTCGGCATCGAGCACCGGCACCGCCGCCTGCACGACGACCGGGCCGTGGTCCAGCGCCGGGGTGACGAAATGCACCGTGCAGCCGTGGATGCGCACGCCCATCTCGAGCGCCTTCCGGTGCGTGTGCAGGCCCGGGAAGGCCGGCAGCAGCGACGGATGGATGTTGAGCAGGCGGCCCTCGTAGCGGCGCACGAAACCCTCGGTGAGGATGCGCATGAAGCCGGCGAGCACCACCAGGTCGGGCGCGTAGCCGTCGATGCAGGCGGCGAGCGCGGCATCGAAGGCCTCGCGCCCGGCGTAGGCCTGGTGGTCGACGACGGCGGTCGGCACGCCCTGCGCGGCGGCGGTTTCCAGCCCCCTGGCGTCGGGCCGGTTGCTGATCACGGCGGCGACGCGCACCGGCAGTTCGCCGCGGGCGACGGCGGCGAGCAGCGCCTCCATGTTGCTGCCGCGGCCGGAGATGAGGATGACAATGGACTTCATGGGCTTATCTGATGATGGCGGTGATGGCCCCGACCGGCAGGAAGACGGCCGAGGCGATGTTCTGGGTGAGCCGGGAGACCGCGCGGCCGTGCTTGTCGGCGACCACTTTCGCGAGCAGGTCGAGGAGGCCGACGATGCGGCCGAACTCGCGCTCGAACGACAGGTTGCGGTTGGCCGGGTCGAGTTCGTTGGAGAGCAGCAGCAGCTCGCCGTTCACCGACTTCGCCGAGGCCAGCTTCCACATCGCGATTTCCAGGTTGCGGGCGCAATTGTAGAGCTTCTGCTCGTTCAGGTCGTCGAGGATGTAGAAATCGTCCTTGTCGTCGAAGGCCGCATGGACCATCGTCAGCAGCCCGGCCATCAGCGCCAGCACGCGGTCGCCGGCGTAGTCCTCGCGGAACGCCAGCATCGCCGCGGCGCCCTCGCGCTTGCCTTCGAGTTCGGGGAAGTCGAGCCGGCGCGACGCGAAGAGGCGGGCGACGGCCGGCTCGATGCCGGTCTGGCCGCTCTTCTTCCACTCCTTCGGATTGCGCCGGTAGAGCTTCTCGGCGAAGCGGCGGAGACCCGCCAGCACCTCGCCGCGGACGGTATCGATGATGCGGTCGACGTCGGTCTTCGCCAGGTATTTCGCATCGACCACGGTTTCCGTCCTGCCGCCGGCGCCCATCTTCGTCGCGCAGGCGGCGACGAACGGAAACAGGGGCAGAAGGATCAGCGCACGACGATGCATGCCGCATGATAGCACCCGCCCGCCGGAGCGCCCCACGGGCGGGACAGCCGGCGCCGGGCCGCGATCGTCCCCGTCCGCGGGAGCGGGGATGGGAGAAAGCTCGTCGCCTCAGGCCGGGGTTTCGCCCTTGCGGTGCTGCCACCAGCCGTAGGCCACCGGCAGCAGCGAGACGACGATGATGCCGACGATGACCACGGTCAGGTTCTGCTTGATCCACGGCACGTTGCCGAACCAGTAGCCGGCGAGCGTCAGCGAGGCGACCCAGAGCACGGCGCCGCCGACGTTGAAGGCGGTGAAGCGCGCATAGCCCATCGCGCCGATGCCGGCGACGAAGGGCGCGAAGGTGCGCAGCAGCGGCAGGAAGCGCGAGATCACCACCGTCTTGCCACCATGCACCTCGTAGAACGCATGCGTCTTCTGCAGCGCCGCCTTGTTGAACAGGCGCGAGTTCTCCCAGTGGAAGACCTTCGGCCCGAGGTAGCGGCCGACATGGTAATTGACTTGGTTGCCGAGCACCGCCGCGACGATCAGCGTCGCCATCAGGAGGCCGAGGTCCATGCCGCCGAGCGCGGCCAGCGCGCCGGCGACGAACAGCAGCGAATCGCCGGGCAGGAAGGGCGTCACCACGAAGCCGGTCTCGGCGAAGATGATGAAGAACAGGATCGCGTAGATCCACGGCCCGTACTGCTGCACCAGCGTGGCGAGGTACTTGTCGAGGTGGAGCAGGATGTCGAAGAACTGGAGGAGCAGGTCCATCGGGATCGGCGGGCGGGGCACGGGGGAGGGCCGCCATTCTACCCGATCCGACGCGGTGTTCGCCGGCGGACGGCAGCCGCTATACTCCGCCCATGACTCGCGCCGAGCAGACCGTCCGCCATTTCCGCCACACGCTGCTGTGGCCGCTGCAGTTGGAGGTCGCCGGCGACGATCGCCGGCAGCCATGGCTGCGGCTGGCCGACTGCCCGCCATGGCGGCGCGTCGAGGACGAATTCACCGCTGACCCGGCCGAGTTCAAGGAACGGCACTACAAGGAATTCGTCACCTTCCTGCCCTACGTGCAGCGCTTCCTCTACGGCGAGAGCCGCTCGCCGCGTCGCGCCGCCGACGATCCGCCGAGCGACCCGCCGATGCAGGTGCTGCGCCGACACGACCTGGCCGCGATCCGCGCCGTGCTGCGCGAGGGCGAGGCGCCGGTGACGCTCGCCGTCGCCCACGTCGACCTCTACTTCTTCCGCGACCTCGACGTCGTGCTGCTGAACATCGAGCTGCACGCCGACGACCTGCCGCTGTCGACGGTCGAGGAGCTGCTCTACCGCTTCGGCCGCGCCTATCCGTCGGGCTGGGACGAACAGGGCAACGGCGTGCACAACCTGCATGCCGTCGAATTGCTCGGGCACGACGGCCAAGTGCTGGCGGTCTCGGATTCGGGCGCCCGCGACAAGTTCCTGCATTTCGTCTGCGCCCACCGCGCCCCCTGCCTCGCCGCGCACTGGGCCTGGCTGCTGCGACCGCTGGCGCTCGACCACAGTGCCGACGAGGGCGCGCTGCGCTACCGCCTGATCGAATACCACCGCATGCCGGTGATGGCCTACCTGGCGCTCGACGACCCGCGCGCGCTGGCGCGCGAGGATTTCATCCGCCTCGCGCTGATCTCGCACGTCCGCCCCGGCGACCCGCTGCCATGGACCGACCCGGCGATCGTCGAGTTCGAGCGCCACTACTGCGACGACCGCTACTGGACCGACAGCGACGCCGGGCCGAACACCCGCTTCCTGTGCTCGGGGCCGGCGCTGCTGGTGGTCGGCGAGGCCGGCGACGCCTACTTCCGCGACCGCGAGCGGGGCATGCTGGCACAGTTCCGCCACCAGTACTTCCTGCTCTTCCTGATCGCCCATTTCCACCGCGCGGCGCTGCTGGTGTTCTCCGACCGCCTGGTCGACGCGATCAACGACCTCGACATCGGCGACGCCGACTCGGTACGCCGCTTCAAGCGGCGCATCCGCGCGGTATTCGCCACCTTCCTCCGCTTCACGCACCGCTACTGGTTCCACGAGCTCTCGGAGCGCGGCCAGGTGCAGTCGCTGTTCCGCCGCGCCGCCGGCCAGCTCGGCAACGACGCGCTGTTCGCCGAGGTCAAGGAGCAGATCCGCGACATGAGCCAGTACCTCGACAGCGACAGCCAGCGGCGGCAGTCGAACACCGTCGTGCGGCTGACCGTGGTCACCGTCTTCGGCCTGATCACCACCGTCGTCACCAGCTTCTTCGGCATGAACCTGCTGGCGCTCGCCGACGTGCCGCTGGCCGAGAAGATCCACTATTTCATCATCGGCACCGTCGTGTTCACGGGGCTGGTGTTCTTCGCCATCGCCCGCTCGAAGCGCCTCTCCGACTTCCTCGAGACGCTCTCCGACGAGCGCCTCGGCGTCTTCGCCAAGGCCGCCGCCTTCGCCGACGTACTGTTCGTGCGCCGGAAGCGATGAACGCCGCCATCACCTCGCGCCCTACGGCACAATCCGGGATAATGCCGCCTTCGCCTTCCTCCGGCCGGCCATGCCCGTCATCCGCCAACTTCCCGACCTCCTGATCAGCCAGACCGCCGCCGGCGAGGTGGTCGAACGCCCCGCCTCGGTGTTGAAGGAACTGCTCGAAAACGCGATCGACGCCGGCGCGACGGCGGTGCAGATCGCGCTCGAAGAGGGCGGCGTCAAGCTGATCCGCATCGCCGACGACGGCTGCGGCATCGACCGCGACCAGCTGGCGCTGGCGCCGACCCGGCACGCGACCTCGAAGATCGCCTCGCTCGAGGACCTCGAGCGGGTGGCGACGATGGGCTTCCGCGGCGAGGCGCTGGCCTCGATCGCCGCCGTCGCCCGCATCACGCTGACCAGCCGCGCCGCCGGTGCGCCGCACGCCTGGCGGCTCGCCGGCGAGCCGGGCGCGGCGCCCGAACCGGCAGCGCTGATCGCCGGCACCGTGGTCGAGATGCGCGACCTCTACTACAACACGCCGGCGCGGCGGAAGTTCCTGAAGGCCGAGGGCACCGAGTTCGCGCACTGTGCGGAAGCGGTGAAGCGCATCGCGCTCGCCCACCCCGGCATCGCCTTCACGCTCACCCACAACGGCCGCGTCTCGCTGCAGCTGCCGCGCGCCGACGCGCGCCGCCGCGCGGCGGCGATCCTCGGCGACGACTTCCTCGCCGACGCGCGCGAGGTGGCGGCCGCGGCCGGCCCGCTGCGCCTGTCCGGCATCGCCGCGCTGCCGGCGCACGCCCGCGCCCGCGGCGACGCCCAGTACTGCTACGTGAACGGCCGCTTCGTACGCGACAAGGTGCTCGCCCACGCGCTGCGCGAGGCCTACCAGGACATGCTGCACGGCAGCCGCTACCCGGCCTACTGCCTGTTTCTCGAACTCGACCCGGCGGCGGTCGACGTGAACGTGCACCCGGCGAAGACCGAGGTCCGCTTCCGCGACTCGCGCGCGATCCACCAGTTCGTCTACCACGCGGTGAACAAGGCGCTGTCGGCGCCGCTCGGCGGGCTGGCGGCGGGCGCGGAGAGCAGCGCCGGCAGGCCCCTGGCGGCCGTCCCCGACGCGGCTCCGGCGACACCTGCGGCACCCGCCCCGGCCGCACCGATCTACGTGCCGCCGCGGCAGGCCTCGCTGCTCGCCGCCGAACCGGCGGTGCGCGCCTACACCGACTTCATCGCCGCCGCGCGGCCGTTGGCGGCGCAGACCTTCGCCGACGCGCCGCGCTTCGCGCCGGCGGCAAGCGCTACCGCGACTGCAAGCGAGCCGCCGCCGGCCGGCATGCCGCTGCTCGGCTACGCGCTGGCGCAGCTGCACGGCGTCTACATCCTCGCGCAGAACGCCACCGGCCTGGTCGTCGTCGACATGCATGCGGCGCACGAGCGCATCCTCTACGAGAAGCTGAAGACCGCCGTCGACGCGCACGCGATCGCGACGCAGGCGCTGCTGATCCCGGCGGTGTTCGCCGCCAGCGCGTTCGAGGTCGCCGCGGTCGAGGAACAGGCCGACGCGCTCGCCGCGCTCGGCTTCGAGCTCGCCGTCGTCGGCCCGGCGCAGCTCGCCGTGCGCGCGGTGCCGGCGCTGCTGCAGGCCGGCGACCCGGCGGCGCTGGCGAAAGCGCTGCTCGCCGAGCTGCGCGAGCACGGCGCGACGCAGCTGATGACCGCGCGCCGCAACGAACTGCTGGCGACGATGGCCTGCCACGGTGCGGTGCGCGCCCGCCGCCAGCTGTCGCTGCCTGAAATGAACGCGCTCTTGCGCCAGATGGAGGAGACCGAGCGCGCCGACCAGTGCAACCACGGCCGGCCGACCTGGGTGCAGCTGTCGATGGACGAGCTCGACCGGCTCTTCCTGCGCGGCCGATGAGCGCCGCCGCGCCGCTGCCCCCCGCGATCCTGCTGCTGGGCCCGACCGCGTCGGGCAAGACCGCGGCCGCGCTGGCGCTGGCCGACCGTTTCCCGGTCGCGCTGATCTCGGTCGACTCGGCGCTGGTCTATCGCGACATGGACATCGGCACCGCCAAGCCCGACCGCGACACGCTGGCGCGCTACCCGCACGCCCTGGTGGACGTGATCTCGCCGGAGGAAAGCTACTCCGCCGCGCGCTTCCGCAGCGAGGCGCTGGCGGCGATGGACGCCGCGCGCGCCGCCGGCAAGGTGCCGCTCTTGGTCGGCGGCACGATGCTCTACTACAAGGCGCTGCTCAGCGGCCTCGCCGATCTGCCGCAGGCCGACCCGGCGCTGCGTGCCGAACTCGACGCCGAGGCCGCCCGCCGCGGCTGGCCGGCGCTGCACGCCGAGCTCGCCCGGCACGATCCGGAAACGGCGGCGCGGCTCGCGCCGAACGATTCGCAGCGTCTGCAGCGCGCGCTCGAGATCCTGCGCTTGACCGGCCGGCCGATGTCGGCGCTGCTCGCCGAGGCCGCCGCCGACGGCCCGCCGCCGTGGCACTTCCTGTCGCTCGGCCTGCTGCCGTCGAATCGCTCCGTGCTGCACGCGCGCATTGCCGAGCGCTTCGACGCGATGCTCGCCGCCGGGCTGGAGGACGAGCTTGCGTGGCTGCGCAGCAAGTACCGGCTCACCCCGGAGCTGCCGTCGATGCGCTGCGTCGGCTACCGCCAGATGTGGGAGGCGCAGGACGGGCTGATCCCGCGCGGCGAGCTGCGCGAGCGCGGCATCTACGCGACGCGGCAGCTGGCCAAGCGCCAGATCACCTGGCTTTCCAACTCGCTCGACTGCGAGCGCTTCGACTGCCTCGCCGGCGACCTCGTCGGCCGGCTCGTCGACCGCGTCGCCGGCTGGCTCGGCGCGCGCGCGTAATCGCGCACCCGGCCGCCGCTCAGCGGCGGAACGCGTCGGCGGCGATGCCGTGCCGCGCCAGCTTGTCGTACAGCGTCTTCTTCGGCAGCTGCAACAGGTCCGCCGCGCGCGCGACGTTGCCGGCGCACTGCTGCAGCGCGTTCTCGATGATTGACCGCTCGGCGCGCTCGACCTGCGCGGCGAGCGCCGGCGAGGCCTCGCCGGCGGCTTGCGCGAAGCCGTCGGGCAGGCCCAGGCAGAGGCGGTCGGCGACGTTCTTCAGCTCGCGCACGTTGCCTGGCCAGTCGTGGGCCTGCCAGCGCAGCAGGTCGGCGGCGCCCCACTCCGGCGCCGGCCGGCCGTAGCGCTGCGCCGCCTGGTGCAGGAAGTAGCCCATCAGCAGCGGCAGGTCCTCCTTGCGCTCGCGCAGCGGCGGCAGGTCGAGGCTGGCGACGTTCAGCCGGTAGTAGAGGTCGGCGCGGAAGCGGCCGGCCGCCGACAGCTCGGCGAGGTTCTCCTTGGTCGCCGCCAGCACGCGGCAGTCGACCGGCACCGCGGCGTTGCCGCCGAGGCGCTCGACGACGCGCTCCTGCAGCACGCGCAGGAGCTTCGCCTGCAAGGCGAGCGGCATGCTCTCGATCTCGTCGAGGAACAGCGTGCCGCCGCTGGCGTACTCGACCTTGCCGATGCGCCGCTTGCCGGCGCCGGTGAAGGCGCCGGCCTCGTGGCCGAACATCTCGCTCTCGAACACGCTCTCCGGCAGCGCCGCGCAGTTGATCGCGACGAAGGGCCCGCGGCGGCCGCTGGCAGCGTGGATGGCGCGGGCGACGACCTCCTTGCCGCAACCGGTCTCGCCGTTGATCAGGATGTCGACGTCGGTCGCCGCCAGCGCGGCGATCAGCCGGCGCACCGCGACCATGCCCGGCGACTGGCCGATCACCGGCACCTCGCCGTGCTCGTCCAGGCGCTCGCGCAGGCGGCGGTTCTCCAGCAGCAGCGCGCGCTTCTCCAGCGCCTGCTGCACGACCTTGGTCAGGCGCTCGGCGGCGAACGGCTTCTCGATGAAGTCGTGCGCGCCCTCGCGCATCGCCTGCACCGCCATCGCCACGTCGCCGTGGCCGGTGACCAGCACCACCGGCAGCTCGCGGTCGCGCTGGCGCAGCTCGCGCAGCAGCGCCAGTCCGTCGCGGCCGGGCAGGCGCACGTCGCTGACGACGACGCCGGGCAGCTCGCGGGCGAACGCGGCGAGCGCACCTTCGGCGTCGGCGAAGGCGCGCACCGGCAGGCCGGCAATGGCCAGCGTCTGCTCGCAGCCGCGGCGCACGTCGGGGTCGTCCTCGACCAGGAAGACCGGCAGCCGGCCGTAGCCGGCGGACTCAGCGGCCATTGCGCACCTCCTTGGCGTAGCTGGCGGCGTCGATGTCGACGATCTCGACCGACAGCTGCAGCTCGGCCCCCGGCGGCGGCGCGCAGGCGTCGGCGAGCGCCGCCAGCACCGCCTCGGCGAGCGCCCGCTTGGCGCCGGGCGGCCGCCCGGAGAGCAGCGCGACGCGGACATGGGCGAAGGCGCGCGGCGCCGCCTCGACGCCGACGCACCACTGGTCGAGGAGCAGCGCGCGGCTCTTCAGGTCGCTCTCGGCGAACAGGCTGGAGGCGAGGAGCGCACGGTTCAGCCGCGGCAGTATGTCGGGCGCCAGATGGGGGGCGAGGTTGTCGGTGTATTCGAGGGTCAGATGAGGCATGGGGCGTCTCCGCAGGCAGTCGAGTCGAGCAGCAGCGCGAATTCGGCGCCGCTGCCGTCGAGGTTCTTCGCTTCCAGCCGGCCGCCGAAGCCCTCGACGATGGCCAGCGAGATCGCCAGCCCGAGGCCCAGACCTTCGCCGGCCGGCTTGGTGGTGTAGAAGGGTTCGAACAGGTGCGGCAGCGCGTCGGCCGGAATCCCGGGGCCATTGTCGCGCACCGCGATGCGTACGCGCCCGCCCTCCTCGGCGACGCGCAGCTCGAGGCGCGGCTCGTCGTGGCCGGAGACCGCGTCGAGCCCGTTGCGCAGCAGGTTGACCAGCACCTGCTCGAGGCGCACCGCCTCGGCGACGACGTAGCGTCCGCTGCGCACGGCGCTGCCGTCGATCGTCGCGCCGAGCTCGCGCCGACGCGGCTCGACGATCAGCAGCGCGTTGGCCAGCGCGTTGTCCACCGGCACCGGCCCCAGCGCCTCCGGCGCCTTGCGCGCGAACGACTTGAGCTGGGTGACGATGGTCCCGAGGCGGCCGGTGAGCTGGCTGATCGTCTGCAGGTTCTCGCGCACCTCGCCGAGGCGGCCGAGGTCGAGCAGCGCGACGGCGTTGTCGGAGAAGGTATGCAGCGCGGCGAGCGGCTGGTTCAGCTCGTGGCTCATGCCAGCCGACATCTGGCCGAGCACGGCGAGCTTGCCGGTCTGCACCGCGGCATCGCGGGTGCGGCGCAGGATCGCCTCGGTGCGTTCGAGCTCGGCGACCTTCGCCGACAGGTCGGCGGTGCGCTCGGCGATGCGCGCCTCCAGCTCGTGGTGCGCGCGCCGGCGCTCCTCCTCGCGCCGCCGGCGCAGGCGCAGGTGTGCGGCGACGGCGGCGGCGAAGGCGCTCGCGAAGCCGGCGGCGACGCCGGCGACCAGCGCCGTGACGCGCGCTTCCGCCGGATCCGACAGCAGCACCAGCGACCAGCCGAGATGGCCGACCGGCTGCGCCTGCACCAGGCGCTCGTTCTGCCGCCCGTCGGGCAGCGCCAGCGGCACCGGCCCGCCGCCGCTGCGGCGCAGGTCGCTGCCCGGCGCCAGCGGCGACAGCGGATGGCTGCCGTACTGCCGCTGCTCGACCAGCCGCGCGCGCGTTTCCGCGTCGAGCGGCGCGAGCGCCCGGTAGCGCCAGTCGGGCAGCGAGGAGAGGAAGACGATGCCGGCGGCGTCGGCCAGCATCACCGTGTCACCGCTCTTCGCCAGCGCCTGCTCGAAGGCCTCCAGCCCGACCTTGACGGCGACGACGCCGCGCACCTGGCCACCCAGGCGCACCGGCGCGGCGAGGAAGTAGCCGGGCTCGCCGGTGGTCGCACCGACCGCGTAGAAGCGGCCCAGCCGGCCGGCCAGCGCCTCGCGGAAATAGGGCCGGAAGGCGTAGTTCTGGCCGACGAAGCTCTGCGGCAGGTACCAGTTGCTCGCCGCCAACGTGTTGCCGTCGCGGTCGATCAGGTAGGCGGCGGCGACGCCGGCCTCGCCCTGCACCGTCTCCAGGTAGCGGTTCGCCGCCGCCCGCCGCGCCGCATCGGACGGACTGGCGAGCAGCGCCGCGAGGTCGCGCTCGAGCACCAGCAGCCCGGGCAGCGATTCGTAGCGGGTCAGCGTCGCCTCCAGCGACAGCGCGTAGAAGTTGAGGCGCTGCCGCGCCAGCGTGCGTTGCGCCTCCAGGCTCAGCGCGAAGGCGACGAAGTAGACGAGGACGCCGACGACGACGCAGCCGGCCAGCGCCAGCCCGATGCGGCGCAGGTCGGTGCGCGAGAAGGAGAAGCGCAGCGCGCTCGCCGGGGGCATCAGGGTCATCGTCGGCGGGCTCAGTGCAGCAGCTGGCCGTCGCGGCCGACGATGCTGAGGTCGACGAAGCGGCTACCCTCGCGGCGGCCGCCGGAGAAATCGACGCTGATGCCGCCGGCGTCCCAGCCGCGCAGCGTCTCCAGCGCGGCGACGAGGGCGGCACGGTCCGGCGCGCGGCCGGCGCGGCGCACGCCCTCGGCGAGCGTGCGCGCGTACAGGCAGCCTTCGAGCATGGTGTAGGAGAGGCGCGTCTCGCCGGCCGCCGCCAGCGCCCGCGCGGCGCCGCGTACCAGCGGGATCTCGCGCCGGCCGGGGCTGGGCAGCACCTGCGCCAGCACCAGCCCGCGCGCCGCGGCGACGCCGATGCGGTCGACGATCTGCGCCGCGTCGTTGACGCTGACGCCCATCAGCTGCCCGGCGTAGCCGGCGCCGCGCATCGCCTTGACGAAAGCGGCGCTGGCCAGCGTGTTGGAGATCATGATCACGCCCTGCGGGTCGACGCGCGCGAGCGTCGCGGCGGCGGCGCCGACCTCGGTGCTGTTCTTCTCGTAGCTGGCGAGCGCGGCCGGCTGCAGGCCGTGCCGCGCCAGCGCCGCCTCGACGCCGGCCAGCCCCTCGCGCCCGAAGGGGTCGTTCTGGTAGAACACGGCGAAGCGCTGCAGGCCCATGGTGGTGGCGGTGTCGACGATCTGTGCGGTTTCGTCATCGTAGCTCGCGCGCAGGTGAAAGACGAGCGGGCTCCCCGGCACGCGCAACGAACGCGCGCCGGTACGCACGCCGACCAGCGGGATGCCGGCGGCGGCGAGCAGGCCGTCCTGCTGCAGCGCCTGCAGGTTGCCGGTGCCGACGAGGCCGAGGAAGGCGATCGGCTGCTCGCGCGAGAGCGCCTCGCGCGCCTGGCGCACCGTTTCGTCGGCGCGGTAGCCGTCGTCGCGCGTCAGCAGGCGCAGCGTGTGGCCGCCGGCGCCGCCCTGGCGGTTGACCTCCTCCAGGCAGGCGCGGGCGCCGAGCATCAAGTCGCGGCCGGTGGCGGCGAGCGGCCCCGACAGCGGCGCCACCTGCACCACGGTCAGTTCGCGCGCCGTCCCCGGCGCGCTGGCAAGGACGAGACAGCAGACGAGTGTCGACAGACGCAGTTTGTTCATGGCCGGGCTCCGGGGGTTGCGGGAAGGGCTCAGACGCGGAAGGCGGCGACGGCGACGCGCAGGCCCTGTGCCAGCCCGTCGAGCGCCTCCGCCGCCTGCGCCG from Azospira restricta includes these protein-coding regions:
- a CDS encoding DUF3108 domain-containing protein, which codes for MPFALAAALLASLGLHAAALLLPDVEPAPTPSPEPAPLQAEIVLQPRVAPVAVPPAPAARAAKPARRPVRPPSAPPAVAATEVAATEVAATEAAAGVDAVADAGAAAAAPPSSEAMPSAAEPPAAVEPAATSPQLPASGEIRYVVHRGDPPTLIGSARHRWQMADGRYRIESVMETTGVAAWLRAVRVETESSGALVAGGLQPERYVSRRLDRERERVEQVDFDREAGLVRFGKGATAPLPAGAQDLLSFNYQLGWLARTGDLAIATGRKLGTYRLELLGKEWVETPRQPMWTLHFRASGETTTEVWLAPDNYLLPVKIRHIDKKGESFEQLAEDIRLDPPPAAAP
- the purN gene encoding phosphoribosylglycinamide formyltransferase, translated to MKSIVILISGRGSNMEALLAAVARGELPVRVAAVISNRPDARGLETAAAQGVPTAVVDHQAYAGREAFDAALAACIDGYAPDLVVLAGFMRILTEGFVRRYEGRLLNIHPSLLPAFPGLHTHRKALEMGVRIHGCTVHFVTPALDHGPVVVQAAVPVLDADDEATLAARVLQQEHLVYPLAVRWFAEGRLSLDGGRVRLAAERPQPAALISP
- a CDS encoding DedA family protein, which encodes MDLLLQFFDILLHLDKYLATLVQQYGPWIYAILFFIIFAETGFVVTPFLPGDSLLFVAGALAALGGMDLGLLMATLIVAAVLGNQVNYHVGRYLGPKVFHWENSRLFNKAALQKTHAFYEVHGGKTVVISRFLPLLRTFAPFVAGIGAMGYARFTAFNVGGAVLWVASLTLAGYWFGNVPWIKQNLTVVIVGIIVVSLLPVAYGWWQHRKGETPA
- a CDS encoding CorA family divalent cation transporter, whose protein sequence is MTRAEQTVRHFRHTLLWPLQLEVAGDDRRQPWLRLADCPPWRRVEDEFTADPAEFKERHYKEFVTFLPYVQRFLYGESRSPRRAADDPPSDPPMQVLRRHDLAAIRAVLREGEAPVTLAVAHVDLYFFRDLDVVLLNIELHADDLPLSTVEELLYRFGRAYPSGWDEQGNGVHNLHAVELLGHDGQVLAVSDSGARDKFLHFVCAHRAPCLAAHWAWLLRPLALDHSADEGALRYRLIEYHRMPVMAYLALDDPRALAREDFIRLALISHVRPGDPLPWTDPAIVEFERHYCDDRYWTDSDAGPNTRFLCSGPALLVVGEAGDAYFRDRERGMLAQFRHQYFLLFLIAHFHRAALLVFSDRLVDAINDLDIGDADSVRRFKRRIRAVFATFLRFTHRYWFHELSERGQVQSLFRRAAGQLGNDALFAEVKEQIRDMSQYLDSDSQRRQSNTVVRLTVVTVFGLITTVVTSFFGMNLLALADVPLAEKIHYFIIGTVVFTGLVFFAIARSKRLSDFLETLSDERLGVFAKAAAFADVLFVRRKR
- the mutL gene encoding DNA mismatch repair endonuclease MutL, whose product is MPVIRQLPDLLISQTAAGEVVERPASVLKELLENAIDAGATAVQIALEEGGVKLIRIADDGCGIDRDQLALAPTRHATSKIASLEDLERVATMGFRGEALASIAAVARITLTSRAAGAPHAWRLAGEPGAAPEPAALIAGTVVEMRDLYYNTPARRKFLKAEGTEFAHCAEAVKRIALAHPGIAFTLTHNGRVSLQLPRADARRRAAAILGDDFLADAREVAAAAGPLRLSGIAALPAHARARGDAQYCYVNGRFVRDKVLAHALREAYQDMLHGSRYPAYCLFLELDPAAVDVNVHPAKTEVRFRDSRAIHQFVYHAVNKALSAPLGGLAAGAESSAGRPLAAVPDAAPATPAAPAPAAPIYVPPRQASLLAAEPAVRAYTDFIAAARPLAAQTFADAPRFAPAASATATASEPPPAGMPLLGYALAQLHGVYILAQNATGLVVVDMHAAHERILYEKLKTAVDAHAIATQALLIPAVFAASAFEVAAVEEQADALAALGFELAVVGPAQLAVRAVPALLQAGDPAALAKALLAELREHGATQLMTARRNELLATMACHGAVRARRQLSLPEMNALLRQMEETERADQCNHGRPTWVQLSMDELDRLFLRGR
- the miaA gene encoding tRNA (adenosine(37)-N6)-dimethylallyltransferase MiaA, with the translated sequence MSAAAPLPPAILLLGPTASGKTAAALALADRFPVALISVDSALVYRDMDIGTAKPDRDTLARYPHALVDVISPEESYSAARFRSEALAAMDAARAAGKVPLLVGGTMLYYKALLSGLADLPQADPALRAELDAEAARRGWPALHAELARHDPETAARLAPNDSQRLQRALEILRLTGRPMSALLAEAAADGPPPWHFLSLGLLPSNRSVLHARIAERFDAMLAAGLEDELAWLRSKYRLTPELPSMRCVGYRQMWEAQDGLIPRGELRERGIYATRQLAKRQITWLSNSLDCERFDCLAGDLVGRLVDRVAGWLGARA